The Gemmatimonas aurantiaca T-27 DNA segment CACGCCCTGTTCGTCACGAAAGCGCAATGCACCAATGCGGGCGTGATCATCCACGGCAAGGAGGAAGTCCAACCCAGTGACGATTGGGGGCAGAATCTCGCCGTCTGCCCTCGCCGCCTGGCGCCGCTTCGCGTGGTCTCGCAGGATCACGCGCCGTGCCCAGCCATCTGGTTCTGTATCGGCGATGACGCCGTGAAAACGCGAGGCACCGGGGACTCTGGTATGCGGCGGGAACTGGGGGCCGGAGACCAACGGGAGCGTCGGATCGATCTCATAGCGGTTTGCATCGGCAAGCCACGTGACCGCGTACTCAAAGGCGGCATGCTCGCGCCGGCCTTCGAGTGTGAAACGGAGGTGACCGACGAGCATTTCGCCGATGAGGACATCGAGCTGGCGTTGCACCGTTGGGGTGGTCACGGGCTTCACTATTTCGGCCGAGGTGTCCGCTTCGGACGTACAGTCTTGGGCAGGTCCGCCAAGTCGAGCGCTGTGCCCGTCTCGTCGGCCTGCGGATCGGCGCTGCGCTCAAGACCCCCCCATTCTAGGCCGAGCACAAAAAGCGCCATAAGGTATGTCCCCATCGCCACGTTGGGGTCCCCTTGCTCGACACGCTGGTAGGTTTGGCGGCCGACCCCAATGCGTTCAGCCATCATCGCTGCCGTGAGCTTGCGCCTCCGACGCGCGATACTGATCCCGCGGCCGAGCTGACGCATGGATTCACGGAGGCGAACGGGAAGGATCTCAGATGTCGCCATATGGATGATAAAACGTACATATGCGCTTGTAATGGATGATATATCATACTTATAGAGTGTCAATATATCCGTGTCTCTCTCTCCAAAGAAGATATTGAGAGGTCTACTATCACGTTTTCGAGCCAGGCGGTTCAGACCACTTTTGTTGTTCCTCAAACCGAGCTGGGCGACTTGCGAATAACACCGCTTTCTATAAGCAAGGCGGACCTGCTGGTATGTATACCAGCAGGTCCACCCCACTTCTAGAAATTCTTCTTTCATGAACGTGATGCTGGTATATATACCAGCATCACGCCGAAAAATTAAAGAGGTGACATGAGAGAGCGTGTCACATGGCATCGAGAAGCAATCCATGCTATCGCCGAGACGCGTCGCCGAGTCTTCACAGCCAACGATCTCGAACAAGTTCTTCGAACCCTTCAAGCCATTTCAGTAGTTCCGGACACAACCACGCCGAAGTACTTCATAAGTACTCTCGAGGCCCAAGCTGGACTTAGCGAGGAGCGAATATCGGCCGCCCAAACGATGGGTGAAAGCGGTCCTCGATACCGCTCGTTCCGTCGCTATCTCTTGAGTGCAGCCTCGCCGAGTGAAGTGGCTCTCTCACTTCGGCCGCGCAGCTACCTCTCGCACGCTTCCGCGCTACGCGCGCACGGCATGGTGGGAGCCGAGAAACTCCCAGTGTATGTCAACCAAGAGCAACGTCCGAAGCTGCCTTCGCGCGGAAGTCTGACACAGCAGTCCATCGATCGCGCATTCCAAAACCGCGCCCGGGAATCACGCTATGCCTTCAGTTACCAAGGCGCGCACTTGGTGTTGCTGGCCGGTAAGCATAGCGGCAACTATCGGGTCGAGGAGATGGAGCTAGCCGGAAGCGATATCAAGCTCCCAGTAACCGATCTCGTGCGAACGCTTGTCGATGTCACCGTTCGTCCATCATATGCCGCCGGCCCGATGGGAGTGCTGGAGGCATACCGTCACGCTCTACACAAAATCGACCCACAAACGCTCATCGCAGGTTTGGTCGAAGTGCTGGGAGCATTGGGGCACGTCTATCCCTATCACCAAGCCATCGGCTACTACCTCACCAAGGCAGGGCTACCGCCTGTGATGCTCAATGCGCTACTAGACATTGGTTCCACGTATGATTTCTACATCTGCCACCGTATCGAAGATCCCGTGTACGACAGCACGTGGCGACTACATGTCCCGCGAGCGCTCGCTGACAGCGAATAGCGACCCCACGGAGCGGCGCTGGGGAAAGCTATTGCGCAATGCCGATCACGCGCGCGATGGAGTCGGCGCGCAGCAACACCCGTTCGGCGCCCAACGAATCACCGCGCGCCAACTTGCTGTAGCCAATGAGCTGACCGATGACCGAATACGCATAGGGGATGCCCACCGACGGGGTATCGATCCACTGCCCCTGTGCGAGCACTGCGCCGGGGCCTTGGTACTGCGCCCACAATGAATCACTGACCGGCGTATCGACATAGGCACCGCCGATGGACAGGTAGGCTGGATACTCGGACGCTGGTCGCTCGAGCAGACGCTGCGTGAGTCCGTGATTCACCACGTAGTCCTGCAATCCGATACCACGCGGGTACCCGCCCACGGAAAAGTGTATGGGGCGCCGCGGGAAGTCGTTTTTGATGAGTTGCAGCACCACGAGCTGATCGCGCAGGTGCAGTCCGGGAGGAATCGTCGCGCGGATCTGCCCGTGTTCGAAGAGCGCCGGTTGTTGCAGTTCGACGTAGGGCGGAATCCGGTCCACATCGGACACCAGATGACGTGCGAACCAGTCGGCGTTGAGATAGGGTGTGATGGCAATGGTCACATCGGGACGCACACCTTCCACCAACTGTGCGTACCACACCGGAAACGAGTCGTTGTCCCCATTGGTGACGAGGATGCCGTTGGGGGAGACCGACTCGAGCAAATCACGCGCCCACGCGCTTGTGAAGTTCTGTCCATGTCGTGGAGCCGCACCGGCATTGCCGACCAGCGGAATCAGTGCCGCGAGCATGACGACCGACGTGACGAGCCAGCTTCGTTGCGGCGCGCGTGCATTGGCAAAACGCTCAGCCAGTGTCTGCCACAGCGCGCCGAGTCCGAGCGCCATCCACACGCTCCAGGTTGCGAAGCTCCACAGGAAGAAGTAGTCGCGGTCACGCACTTCCCGCTCGACGCTCTCTCCGAGGTCGGGTGCCTGGGTCGCACCATACCGGAAGTTGAGATAGACGATCAGCGCGGGGGTGAGCGTGAACACCAGCGGGCCGAAGAACGCGAACGACTCGCGATCACGTCGAAAGTGTGTCCAGCCACCGAATAGCCCGAGCGCGAGCGCCACGATAGCCAACGCGCGCTGCAGACCGGGCATCTGTTGCGCCGCGTCACGCAACATCTGCCATTCGAAGTACTGCCACCACATACCAAACTGCGCGGCGAGTGGCGCCTGGCGCTGTGCCACCTTGTGACCGCCGTACTGTTCCCGCTGCACGTTGGCCATCACCAGACGGTACGTCTCCTTGCTGAACGTGCAGGAGAATTCCGGTGCACTGACGCAAGCCGTGGGTTCACCCACATTGATGGCCGGATGATGGGCCGCGCGGATGGGCTGATACAGGAACAGCGTGAGACCGGCGCACAACATGCCACCGGCGGCGAGTAGCGTACGCCATTGCAGCAGCGTGGAAACACGACGCCAGAGCACATACACACCAAACGCCGGCAATGGCAGGAAACCCGCCGGGTGATTGGTGTAGCCGACGGCGCAGATATACACGAACAACAGCAACCAGCTTGTCGAGCGTCGACCATGTGCGGGGGTGTCATGCCACTGCAGGGCGCACCATGCCGATGCGGCAAGACCGAGCATGGCCACCGTGTACACCTTCTCGTTCACCACACTTTGGTTCCACACGGTGAAGCAGGTGGCGCCGAGTGTGGAGGCCGCGGCCGCGATGACGAGACGCGGGACTTTGGGCAACTGCCAGCCCCGCAACGTGCGGTGCGCGACGAGGAACCAGATCGCGGCACTGATGGCACTGGTGGTGGCGGCAAGCAGATTCACGCGCCCCGCGTATGTCAGCGGGAACGGGATCAGTGCGAAGGCATGGGCCACCAGCACGAACAGCGGATTGCCTGGCGGATGGGGAATGCCCAACACCTTGGCGGCGGCGATGTATTCGCTGGCATCCCACATGGCGGTGGTGGGTGCGAGCGTCACGACGTACAGCAACAGCACCACGGCACCAACCGAGGCGGCCACGGCATAGGGTGGAGCATCCTGGGTGCTCGCCGCTACGGGATCACTGTTTCCAAACCACCACAGCGCTGCTGGGACTGCGCCGATGTAGCCCACCGTCAGCAGGACAGAGGCGAGGTCGGTGCCGCCAGACCACAGGTTCGCGAAACCCGCGAGAATCAGTGTCAGGGCACACGCCGCTCCACCCAGCGGCGAGAGCACGGAACGCCGCAGGAAGGTCGTGCTTGAATTGTCGGTCATGTTCAGGGCAGAGGGGGCGTCACCGGGGTCGGTGCGAGGGCGACATTGTTGACGACCAGCGTCACGTCCACCGCATCACGCGGTACCAGCGTACGCGCGCGCCATTCCGTGGAAGAAATCCGGGCGAGGGCAACGGTACGGACATTGCCATGCGCATCGCCGGCCCGGCGCCAGACGACGTCCTGCAGTCCCACGCCACGCACCACCAGCTCCACCACCCGCAGCGTGTCGAGCAGACGGTCACCGATTCGGCTGTTGCCACGATCCGGTTTCGTCCGCGCGGATGCGTCATGGGTGTCATGGGAGACCGGCACGGCAGAATCGCCGAGCACGAGCGCGGCCGTGTGCACACGTGCGGCGAGGGAGAACCGTTCTCCTTCACGGACGGTGAGCATGAGCGCCAAGGCGGCCGTGAGCACCACACCACCCAAACCAGACAGGGTTCCCCGCCGACGCCAGCGGGCCATTGGCATGGGGGCCACGAGCCGGTGCGGCACAGGCAACGCCTGCACCCGCGCCATGATGCGTGTCCGCGCATCGATGCGTTCAGCGGCCGGAGCACGCAGCGCTTCTGTCATCCAGGCCGGAGGCGCCGGTTCACCCGCACGGGCATCACCGGAATCGGCAAACGGAAAACGGCTCATGACAGATGCTCCGACAACAGGGTCCTGAGACGGGCGCAGGCGCGTTGCACACGCATCTTGAGCGCTGAAACGCCGGCGCCGGTGACGGTGGCCATCTCGTCATACGAAAGTTCTTCCCCGAAGCGCAACACGATGGCTTCGCGCTGGTCGGGGGCGAGCTGGGCGAGGGCAACCGCCAATTCTTCGCGACGATCGGCGTGTGTGGCATCCGCGTCGTCGACCAGCAGCCCTTCATGCAAATGCGGCTCCAGTGCCGTGTAGCGTGCTTCACGCGTGGCTCGGCTCCGGCACTGGTTCACCACGATGCGCAGCAACCAGGCGACAAACCGATCACGTTCACTGTAGCGGCCGAGATGACGGTACGCCCGCACGAAGGCTTCCTGGACCACGTCATCGGCATCGTCGGCGTTCCCCAACAGGTGCGTCGCCACACGCAGGCAGTGCGCATGATGACGATCCACGAGGGTGGCAAACGCCTCCACATGGCCGCCCAGCACGTGCTGCACCAATACCGCATCCGGCAGCGCGGTTCCGGTGGACGCGTTGCCGTGCTCGGATGGCGTGGGGGAGGGATGCGGAGGCACGACCTATAACTCGACCAAATATCCGATCGTCACAAGCGTCATCACGAGATCCAAGGCTCTGAGGCGCACCAAAAGCCCGCGTCCGGCGATAAAATGGATCGGCGACCCCTCCCTACCAGAACCCCGGTCTCATGTTCCGCTCTCCGGCGACCCGCTCCCGTCCCCTGCGTGCGCTGCTTTCGGCGGCCGCGCCCTTCGTTTTTGCGTCCAGCCCGGCGCTCCTCACGGCTCAGGCAGCCACACCGGCCACGGCACCAACCCCGGTGCCCTCGTCCGAAGACCCGCGGATCCACGAGATGGTCTCGTCGGCCTCCGTGGCCCGCATTGAAAGTGATATCCGCACGCTGGTGGCGTTTGGCACGCGGCACACGTTGTCCGACACCATGTCCACCACCCGCGGTATCGGCGCCGCGCGGCGCTGGATCTACGCCGAGTTCCAGAAGATTGCCAAGGACTGCAATGGCTGTCTCGAGGTCCGGTACGTGGCGGAGATCTGGAAGGGCGATCCAAATGGCCGCATCAAGCAGGACGTGAACGTGGTCAACGTGGTGGCCATTCTGCGCGGGCGCACGGAGCCCAATCGCTACGTGGTGCACACGGGTGATATCGATTCCCGGGTGTCGGACGTCATGAATGCGACATCGGAATCGCCGGGTGCCAACGACAATGCGAGCGGCATCGCGGCCATTCTCGAAGCGGCGCGTCTGCTGTCGAAGCATCGTCCCAATGCCTCCGTGGCGTTTGTGGCGCTGTCGGCGGAAGAACAGGGGTTGTTTGGTGGCGAGATCGTGGCCAAGGTGGCCAAAGCCGAAGGCTGGCGCATCGACGCCGTGATCAACAACGACATGGTGGGCAACACGCGCGGTATCGATGGTGTACATGAAAACACCAAGGCGCGTGTGTTTGCGCCGGGATTGCCGGCCAACACGCCAGCCGCCGAACTGCGTCGCATTCTCACCAACGGTGGTGAACTCGATACCCCGTCGCGTCAGCTCGCACGTTACATCGACACGGTGGCCGATCGCTATTTCCCGAACCTCGATGTCGAGATCATCTACCGTCTCGACCGCTACGGACGTGGCGGGCATCACACGCCGTTCTTCAACATGGGTGCAGCGGCCGTGCGTCTGATGGAAGCACACGAAGACTACACCAGACAGCACCAGGACCTGCGCACCGACAAGGGCATCAAGTACGGTGATGTGCTGGAAGGTGTGGACTTCGACTACGCGGCGAAGATGACCGCGCTCGATGCGGCCACGCTGCTGTCACTGGCCTGGGCGCCTGCCGCGCCCGATTCGGCCACCATCACCGGCGCCGTACAGCCGTCAGCGCGCTTGCGCTGGAAGCCGTCGCCGTCGCCCGACGTGATCGGCTATCGTGTGTACTGGCGCAAGCCGAGCGAAGTGAACTGGACGCGTTCCCGCTTCGTTGGCAACGTGACGGACTTCACGGTGCAGAATGTCATCATCGACAACTACTTCTTCGGTGTGGCAGCGGTGGGTCGCAACGGACAGGAGAGTCTGGTGGCGTTTCCGCGCTGAGCGGGGAAAAGCGCACAGCGGGGGGAACACTGATCACCCAGAAACGAAGCAGATCGGCACAGATACAACAAAGAAAAATATCTGTGATTTCTGTTTTGTTTTTGTGTGATCAGTGTTCCCCCCGCTGTGCATACGAACGCTGCTATCGACCCAGAGCCTTGCGAATACCGGCCTCCACCAGCGGGGCCATCACGCGATAGCCGGCTTCATTGGGGTGCACGCCGTCACTGCCATACTCGGCACGCAATCCCTGTCGGGCATCGGCCATGGGGGTGTGATAATCCACGTAGGTGTGGCGGTGTGAAGCAGCGTACTGTTTGATCCAACGATTGAGTGCGACAATCTTCGGTGCCGGTTCGAGACCGGGCTTCCAGCGGTAGTCGAACACGGGTAGTACGGAGCACAACACCACGCGAATGCCGTTCGCGGATGCCAGTTCGGCCATGGACGCGATCTTGTCCTCGATCATCTCGAGCGTCGACGGGCCCGTATTGCCCGCGATGTCATTGGTGCCGGCCAGAATCACCACGGCCACCGGCTTGAGGGCGATCACATCCTGCCGGAAGCGCAGGAGCATTTGTGGTGTGGTCTGGCCGCTGATGCCGCGTCCGATGTAGGGCTTGCCGGGAAACATGGCCGGGAAGAACGGCACCCAGCCTTCGGTGATCGAATTGCCCATGAACACCACACGCCGTTCGCCGCGTGCCGGCGCACCGATGCGCGCATTGTCTGCCTGGTAGCGGGCAAGATTCGCAAAATCGATCGATGACACCGACTGGGCCTCGGTGTTCATGGGTAACAGGCCGAAGGCGAGGGTG contains these protein-coding regions:
- a CDS encoding glycosyltransferase family 117 protein — translated: MTDNSSTTFLRRSVLSPLGGAACALTLILAGFANLWSGGTDLASVLLTVGYIGAVPAALWWFGNSDPVAASTQDAPPYAVAASVGAVVLLLYVVTLAPTTAMWDASEYIAAAKVLGIPHPPGNPLFVLVAHAFALIPFPLTYAGRVNLLAATTSAISAAIWFLVAHRTLRGWQLPKVPRLVIAAAASTLGATCFTVWNQSVVNEKVYTVAMLGLAASAWCALQWHDTPAHGRRSTSWLLLFVYICAVGYTNHPAGFLPLPAFGVYVLWRRVSTLLQWRTLLAAGGMLCAGLTLFLYQPIRAAHHPAINVGEPTACVSAPEFSCTFSKETYRLVMANVQREQYGGHKVAQRQAPLAAQFGMWWQYFEWQMLRDAAQQMPGLQRALAIVALALGLFGGWTHFRRDRESFAFFGPLVFTLTPALIVYLNFRYGATQAPDLGESVEREVRDRDYFFLWSFATWSVWMALGLGALWQTLAERFANARAPQRSWLVTSVVMLAALIPLVGNAGAAPRHGQNFTSAWARDLLESVSPNGILVTNGDNDSFPVWYAQLVEGVRPDVTIAITPYLNADWFARHLVSDVDRIPPYVELQQPALFEHGQIRATIPPGLHLRDQLVVLQLIKNDFPRRPIHFSVGGYPRGIGLQDYVVNHGLTQRLLERPASEYPAYLSIGGAYVDTPVSDSLWAQYQGPGAVLAQGQWIDTPSVGIPYAYSVIGQLIGYSKLARGDSLGAERVLLRADSIARVIGIAQ
- a CDS encoding M20/M25/M40 family metallo-hydrolase encodes the protein MFRSPATRSRPLRALLSAAAPFVFASSPALLTAQAATPATAPTPVPSSEDPRIHEMVSSASVARIESDIRTLVAFGTRHTLSDTMSTTRGIGAARRWIYAEFQKIAKDCNGCLEVRYVAEIWKGDPNGRIKQDVNVVNVVAILRGRTEPNRYVVHTGDIDSRVSDVMNATSESPGANDNASGIAAILEAARLLSKHRPNASVAFVALSAEEQGLFGGEIVAKVAKAEGWRIDAVINNDMVGNTRGIDGVHENTKARVFAPGLPANTPAAELRRILTNGGELDTPSRQLARYIDTVADRYFPNLDVEIIYRLDRYGRGGHHTPFFNMGAAAVRLMEAHEDYTRQHQDLRTDKGIKYGDVLEGVDFDYAAKMTALDAATLLSLAWAPAAPDSATITGAVQPSARLRWKPSPSPDVIGYRVYWRKPSEVNWTRSRFVGNVTDFTVQNVIIDNYFFGVAAVGRNGQESLVAFPR
- a CDS encoding SGNH/GDSL hydrolase family protein; translation: MRRLLRLRTTLLTLAFGLLPMNTEAQSVSSIDFANLARYQADNARIGAPARGERRVVFMGNSITEGWVPFFPAMFPGKPYIGRGISGQTTPQMLLRFRQDVIALKPVAVVILAGTNDIAGNTGPSTLEMIEDKIASMAELASANGIRVVLCSVLPVFDYRWKPGLEPAPKIVALNRWIKQYAASHRHTYVDYHTPMADARQGLRAEYGSDGVHPNEAGYRVMAPLVEAGIRKALGR
- a CDS encoding RNA polymerase sigma factor; its protein translation is MPPHPSPTPSEHGNASTGTALPDAVLVQHVLGGHVEAFATLVDRHHAHCLRVATHLLGNADDADDVVQEAFVRAYRHLGRYSERDRFVAWLLRIVVNQCRSRATREARYTALEPHLHEGLLVDDADATHADRREELAVALAQLAPDQREAIVLRFGEELSYDEMATVTGAGVSALKMRVQRACARLRTLLSEHLS
- a CDS encoding helix-turn-helix domain-containing protein, whose translation is MDCFSMPCDTLSHVTSLIFRRDAGIYTSITFMKEEFLEVGWTCWYTYQQVRLAYRKRCYSQVAQLGLRNNKSGLNRLARKRDSRPLNIFFGERDTDILTLYKYDISSITSAYVRFIIHMATSEILPVRLRESMRQLGRGISIARRRRKLTAAMMAERIGVGRQTYQRVEQGDPNVAMGTYLMALFVLGLEWGGLERSADPQADETGTALDLADLPKTVRPKRTPRPK